The following coding sequences lie in one Kwoniella dendrophila CBS 6074 chromosome 10, complete sequence genomic window:
- a CDS encoding ATP-dependent RNA helicase eIF4A, with protein sequence MSDVKAETEGGLQMNGDLIESNWNQVVDNFDNMDLKGDLLRGVYAYGFERPSAIQQRAIMPIITGRDCIAQAQSGTGKTATFSISILQRIDTTVKKTQALILAPTRELAQQIQKVVIALGDYLNVDCHACVGGTAVREDMAKLAEGPHVVVGTPGRVFDMINRGALKSDAVKMFCLDEADEMLSTGFKDSIYDIFQLLPAETQVVLLSATMPPEVLDVTKKFMRDPIRILVKKDELTLEGIRQFYIAVEKEEWKLDTLCDLYETVTITQAVIFCSTRRKVDWLTQKLHEREFTVSAMHGDMDQAQREVIMKEFRSGSSRVLIATDLLARGIDVQQVSLVINYDLPASKENYIHRIGRGGRFGRKGVAINFVTQDDVKMLREIETYYNTQVDEMPLNVADLI encoded by the exons ATGTCCGA CGTTAAAGCTGAGACCGAAGGTGGTCTTCAAATGAACGGTGATCTCATCGAATCCAACTGGAACCAAGTTGTTGACAA CTTCGACAACATGGACCTTAAAGGTGATCTCCTTAGAGGTGTTTACGCTTACGGTTTCGAAAGACCTTCCGCTATCCAACAAAGAGCTATTATGCCAATCATCACCGGCCGAGACTGTATTGCTCAAGCTCAATCAGGTACCGGTAAAACCGCTACCTTTTCCATCTCTATTCTCCAAAGA ATCGACACAACCGTTAAAAAGACTCAAGCTCTTATTCTTGCCCCAACCAGAGAACTTGCTCAACAAATCCAAAAAGTCGTTATCGCCCTTGGTGATTACCTTAACGTAGACTGTCACGCTTGTGTCGGTGGTACTGCCGTTAGAGAAGATATGGCTAAACTTGCTGAAGGTCCACACGTTGTTGTCGGTACCCCAGGTAGAGTTTTCGATATGATCAACAGAGGTGCTCTTAAATCTGATGCCGTCAAGATGTTCTGTCTTGATGAAGCCGATGAAATGCTTTCAACTGGTTTCAAAGACTCCATCTACGATATCTTCCAACTTTTACCAGCTGAAACTCAAGTTGTCCTCCTTTCAGCTACTATGCCACCTGAAGTCTTAGATGTCACCAAGAAATTCATGAGAGATCCTATCAGAATTCTcgtaaagaaagatgaacTTACCCTTGAAGGTATCAGACAATTCT ACATTGCCGtcgagaaagaagaatggaaacTCGATACCCTCTGTGATCTTTACGAAACCGTCACTATCACTCAAGCCGTTATCTTCTGTTCTACCCGAAGAAAGGTTGACTGGTTAACCCAAAAACTCCACGAAAGAGAATTCACCGTCTCAGCCATGCACGGTGATATGGACCAAGCTCAACGAGAAGTCATCATGAAAGAATTCAGATCAGGTTCTTCAAGAGTTCTCATCGCCACCGATTTACTTGCCAGAGGTATCGATGTTCAACAAGTTTCTTTGGTTATCAAC TACGATCTCCCAGCTTCCAAAGAAAACTACATTCACAGAATTGGTAGAGGTGGTCGATTCGGTAGAAAAGGTGTAGCAATTAACTTTGTTACCCAAGATGACGTTAAAATGCTTAGAGAAATTGAGACTTACTATAACACCCAAGTTGATGAGATGCCTCTCAACGTTGCTGATCTTATTTAA
- a CDS encoding UV excision repair protein Rad23 — MVKITFKTVQNKLFTVDAEGSETVGDLKKKIQETQTFPAENQKLIYSGKILNDAATVESLKIKEKDFLVVMVSKPKAAPAASASTPAPSAPATSASAAETPAAAPSATESAPPAASAAETPAAAPASTESSTAVESGLGGSFVTGPQLQAAIDGMVEMGFERDLVVRALRASFNNPDRAVEYLMSGNIPQVEGMGQPGGGQAAQAPAATAPSAPTAAAQPTQPTQPTPAAAQPPAQTTGSAGSAENLFAAAEAAMNRDRGVPAGGAGAGAGGLGGAPGLGGAGGAGGLANAPHIQQIREMVQQNPALIQPLLQQIAASNPQLAQLINENPQALYELLGAGGGEGDEEDDGFGGPQVMQVNLTQEEAAAVERLEALGFDRQLVLQAYMLCDKNEELAANFLFENGEED, encoded by the exons ATGgtcaaaatcaccttcaagaccGTACAAAATAAG CTCTTCACAGTAGATGCTGAAGGATCAGAAACT GTTGGAgatctaaagaagaagatccaaGAAACACAGACCTTTCCTGCCGAAAACCAGAAGTTGATTTACTCAG GTAAAATATTAAACGATGCTGCAACTGTAGAATCTTTGAAGATCAAGGAGAAAGATTTCTTAGTGGTCATGGTATCGAAG CCTAAAGCTGCCCCGGCTGCATCCGCTTCTACACCTGCCCCATCCGCCCCTGCAACCTCAGCTTCAGCGGCTGAAACACCTGCTGCTGCTCCTTCTGCTACCGAATCTGCTCCTCCTGCCGCCTCAGCCGCAGAGACCCCTGCTGCTGCTCCAGCCAGTACAGAAAGTTCAACTGCTGTAGAATCAGGATTAGGTGGATCATTCG TTACCGGACCCCAACTCCAAGCTGCTATTGATGGTATGGTAGAAATGGGTTTCGAACGTGATTTAGTGGTTAGAGCTCTAAGAGCAAGTTTCAACAACCCAGATAGAGCCGTAGAATACCTTATGAGT GGAAATATCCCACAAGTCGAAGGTATGGGACAACCAGGTGGTGGTCAAGCT GCTCAAGCCCCTGCT GCAACTGCTCCTTCCGCTCCCACTGCTGCAGCACAACCAACACAACCCACTCAGCCTACCCCTGCTGCTGCTCAACCTCCAGCTCAGACAACAGGATCAGCCGGAAGTGCTGAAAACCTCTTTGCC GCCGCCGAAGCAGCTA TGAATCGTGATCGAGGTGTACCTGCTGGTGGTGCTGGCGCTGGTGCTGGTGGACTTGGAGGTGCCCCAGGCCTTGGTGGAGCAGGTGGTGCCGGTGGATTAGCGAATGCCCCTCATATACAGCAAATACGAGAG ATGGTTCAACAAAACCCTGCTCTCATCCAACCATTGTTACAGCAAATCGCCGCATCAAACCCTCAACTCGctcaattgataaatgagaATCCTCAAGCTCTTTATGAGTTACTTggagcaggtggtggtgaaggtgatgaggaagatgatggatttggtggaCCTCAAGTTATGCAAGTGAATCTGacacaagaagaagctgctgctgtagAAAGG CTTGAAGCGCTTGGTTTCGATCGTCAACTCGTTTTACAAGCATATATGCTTTGTGACAAAAACGAAGAACTCGCTGCAAACTTCTTATTCGAAAATGGGGAAGAAGATTAG
- a CDS encoding 60S acidic ribosomal protein P1 — protein MSSELAATYAALILADEGIEITGDKIVSLASAAKVEVEPIWATLLAKALDGKDVKELLTNVGGGGAPAAAAPGAGAAAGGAADEAAPAEEKKEEAKEESDDDMGFGLFD, from the exons ATG TCTTCCGAACTCGCTGCTACCTACGCCGCTCTTATCCTtgctgatgaaggtattgagATCACC GGTGACAAAATTGTCTCACTCGCTTCAGCCgctaaagttgaagttgaaccaaTCTGGGCCACTCTCTTAGCTAAAGCTCTTGACggtaaagatgttaaagaaCTCTTAACCAAcgttggtggtggtggtgctcCTGCCGCTGCTGCTCCAGGTGCTGGTGCCGCCGCTGGTGGTGCCGCCGATGAAGCCGctccagctgaagaaaagaaagaggaagctaaagaagaatctgatgatgacatg GGTTTCGGTCTTTTCGACTAA